DNA sequence from the Candidatus Eisenbacteria bacterium genome:
CGTTTTCGAAAGCGGCTACAACGCAGAGACTACCAGGGCGGGCTTCGGCACGCCTCTTCTTGTCGGCGTGTACGGCCAGCTTTTCAGTTCCGGCAAGAGCATATTTCTGTACGCGCCGGTTCTGGTGTTGGCGTGGAGTGGTTTCTCCGTGTTCAGGCGAAAGTTCGGGGCGGAAGCGCTTCTGTTTGCCTCGATCTTCGTGGTCAACCTTCTTTTCTACGCGAAGTTCATCTCCTGGGCCGGCGACGGCAGTTGGGGGCCGCGCTACCTGATACCTTTTGTGCCTTTTCTTCTCATCCCCGTCGGTAGCCTTCTGTCGAGCGAGACCGCAGGAAAACTTGTCTGGGGGTTCTTTATCTTCCTGGCGGTCGCAGGCTTCTTGGTCCAAGTGGGCGGCGTCTCCATCTATTTCGGAAGCTACATGCGGGAAATACGGGAATTTCCCTACACGCGCGAATTCAATGACCCGCGCTTCCTCTCTGATTCCCACTTCATTCCCAACTACTCTCCCGTTTACGGACACTGGAAAATGCTCGTCAGGAACGTGCGGCTGCACGCGGAGGGCAAGTTACCCAAAGTGCCCATGGCCTCGTACGGAGAAACGAAGGCCCGGATACCCCTCGACGAGGGAGCCAGAAAAGAGCTCCTGACCGGGCTGGACTTCTGGGCCGCTTATCTTGTCTACGTCGACAGGTGGAAGAGAGCCTACTGGCTGATTGTAGCTTTTCTGGGTGCGGCTGCGGCTATCTCGGGTGGGCTCGCCGCACGTGGTCTTGTTTCGAGGAGGCCGGCCCTAACCTGAGGCTTCGCCCTGGCTGGTTTCCGACGATCGGATATCTCCTCCTATGTCGAGAGTCTCAGCAGTCGTAGTGAACTGGAATGCCCGTGAAGACACGAGGGAGTGCATAGAGTCGCTCACAAACTCGGACTATCCCGAGCTGGACGTAATACTCGTCGACAACGCCTCCTCCGACGGCTCCGTCGAATATCTTCGCTCGCTGTTCCCCCGCGTAACGATCGTCGAGAATCTTACCAACGAGAGGTTTGCCCTCGGAAGCAACAAGGGCATGCGGCTCGCTCTCGACCGCGGAGCACAATGCGTCTTTCTCTTCAACAACGATGCGGTCGTCGAGAAGACGACGATTGGGAAGCTGGCCGAAGCCTTGGAGGGGACGTCCGGTGCGGGGCTCGTGGGGCCGAAGATACTGTATTCTTCGAGAAAGGACGTGATCTGGTCGGCCGGCGGCGAGGTGAATTTCTGGACGGGAATCACACGTCACAGAGGGATACGCGAGAAGGACGCGGGGCAATACGACAGGTCGACGGAGGTCGGCTATCTCACGGGGTGCGCTCTGATGGCAAGGAGAGAGCTCATCGCAAAGATCGGATTCCTCGATCCCTCTTACCACATGTACGGAGAGGACGCCGATTGGTGCCTGCGTGCGAGGAAGGCGGGTTTTGGGATCGTCTACGTACCGGACGCGAGAGTCTGGCACAAGGTCTCTCTTTCGACGGGGGGAGAGTTTTCTGCCGGCAAGTTGTACGAGAAGACGAGGAGCAATCTCTTGCTCCTTTCCAGACACGCCAGACCCTATCACTGGATCACGATACCTTTCTCTTCTCTGTTTTATCTTTTCCGGCTTTTTGTGCAGGGGATTTGGCGAAGGAATCTCGACGTGCCGCGGACAATCGTAGGGGCCCTCGGTGACGGCGTGCGAAAGAGAGATCGACATGCAAAATGATGTTGCACACCGCGACGAAGCACCACTGTTCATCGAAGAAATCCTGGGCTCACTTGAAGCCGGCAAGGTGGTGCTCGACGCAGGGTGTGGCGCGGGCAGCTTCCAACATTCCAAGTTCCCGAAGCTTCTCGTGGTCTCGATAGACATAAAGAGACCCAACGCGAGCGGCTCAGACACGACCGTCCTGAAGCCCCTTCCTCCCAATTTCGTTGTGGGCGACATCGAGAGACTTCCCGTCAGGGCTTCCAGCGTTGACTTCGTAGTACTCAACTACGCGCTGGAGCACGTCTCGGATGCAGACGCCGCCGCGGCGGAGGCGTCCAGGGCGCTCAGGGAAGGCGGACTTCTGTACGCCGCCGTTCCTAACTCGCGCTCTTTCGACGACAGATTCTATCGTTTCGCGGGCTATTTCGCGAAGTACTTCCTTCTCAAAGTGCATAAGAGACTGGAGCATCAACAGCGTTTTGATTTTGTCTCTCTCAACAGGCTCTTTTACGAGAAGGGACTCAGGCTTCTTTCGTTTTGTGAATGTCCTTCCGGATACACGTGGATGAACGACCCCAGGGTCAGGAGATTCCACGCTTCGTTTCTGAAGACGCTTTCCCTCGTAGAGAAGGCACTCAAGATAGACCTTTTCAAGGGAAGCAATTATCTTGCGCTCTACCAGCGTGCCGGAATCAGTGGGATCAGAAACGTGACACACGTATGCGCGTACTGCGGAATGCAGTTGTTGCGGGAGAGTGACCGGCGGCCGGATCCGCGGGCGTGTCCATACTGTGGCCGGCAGAACGCCCATTGGTAAGAACAAAAACGGGGGAGGCAGGGACGAGAGCAAAAGCAAAGGCGAAGGCGAAGCGAACGGATCTTCTGGTATTCTCCGAGGTCAAGTGGAACTACATGAGAACCAGAAAACGTTTCATCCTCAGCCGGTTTCCGAAGGATTGGCGTATTCTTTTCTTCGAGCCGATCAGCTCGTCGGTGTCCAACAACTTCCTTCCGAAGCGTGACGGCAACGTTATCTACGTCAGCACGCCGATTCTCAAGCCTCAAACTGAAAGCAAGATCTACAACAGGCTGATCGAGCGCAAGATCTTCAGAGACTTGCTGGGGCTGTTCGTACTCACGTGGGTCAGAGTCGTGATGTGGTTTCTTGGGGTCAGGGCCGACGCCGACGTGCTCATCTCGAGCATATACTTTGTCCCCGTTGTCCGGCGTCTGAGGTCGAGTTTTGTTTGTTACGACTGCAACGATGATCCCACCGTCTTCCCGGGTGTCAGGGATTGGTCCCGGGAGTATTTCCGCCGTCTCTGTCGCAGGGCCGACGTCATAGTCGCGTGCTCGCAGAGTCTGGCCGACCGGGTCGGTTCGTTTTGTGGAAAGACTGCGATTGTGATCGGCAACGGCGTCGACTACGATCTGTTCGCTTCCAAGGTTTCTCGCGAAGCCCTGCCGGACGACATCGCAAGAATGAAGGGCCCGATCGTCGGCTACACCGGCGCCATAAAGGAATGGTTCGATTTCTCACTCGTGGCCCAGGCCGCGAGGGCCAACCCCCAGGCCTCCTTCGCGCTCATAGGGCCGGTGGCCCCGGGGGTCAGAGAAGAAGCTCTGGCTCTGGCCCAAGAACTCGAGAACGTCCGCTTTCTCGGTGAAAAAGCCTACGAAGCGTTGCCTCTGTACCTGGCCGGCATGAGCGTCTGCCTCATACCTTTCAAAATGAGTGCTCTCACCTCCGTCCTGAATCCGAACAAATTGTACGAGTACTTCGCGGCGGGCAAAACCGTGGTGAGTCTCAAGTACTCAGAAGACCTGGCCAAGTACGAAGGGTTAATGTATCTTGTTGACGAGCCGAGCCGGTTTGGTGCGACGGTGACTCGTGCTCTGCGAGAGACTGTCGAGCCCGGAAAGGTGATGGAGATAGCCGCCAGGAATAGTTGGCGCGTCAAAGCGCGCGAGATGGTCGAACTTCTCGAACGTAAGGGAAAGTCAGCCGAGGTGTGACATGGCAAAAAAGACCAGCAAGGAAGCGAAGAAGGAGAGAGAAAAAGTGAGGGGCAGGCAGAGGAGGGCCGACAAGCGGGCCGAAGTGGGACCGCGAGAATTTCCATTCAGTAAACGTCCGGTTCTCTTTGTGTCGATTATTCTGGTGGTGCTTCTCGCCCTCCTGTTTAACCAGCTCGTCTTCGCGAGAAAGATCTTCGTCTCCGCAGACGTCGTGGCGCCCCTGGGATTCGCTACCGTTGCCGAGGAGAGCATGAAGAAGGGGGGGCCGTACCCGCTTTGGAATCCTTACGTTTTTCTTGGGATGCCTTCTTTCAGCAGCCTCACGTACAATCCGAGCGTGTATTTCCCCGACGTCATATTGAAGGGCGTCGAGGTGGTGCTCCCGTTTCTTCCGCCCATGACGTGGCTTCTCATATACTACTTCCTGGCCGGTCTCTTCACTTTCCTTCTGCTGAGGGGAGGAGGGCTTTCTCTCGAGGCCGGCTTCTTCGCAGCCGTGGTTTTCATGCTGACGCCCAATCTCGTCGCGATCGGTGCCTTCGGTCATGGTAGCAAGCTCATTACGTCTGCTTTCATTCCGATCGTAATGATGGCGGCGTGGAGACTCCTCTCAAGAGGAGGCGCTCTCTGGTTTGGTTTTCTCGCCCTTGTCGCGGGGCTTCAACTCCTGAGGGCCCACGTACAGATCGTCTACTACACTTGGATGGCGCTCGGGCTTTACTGCGTCCTGTTTCTCTTGATGAAATCACCCAACGGGCTGCGATTCCCGAAGCGTCTCGCGAGAGTCGGCTTCGTTGTCGGAGCCCTGGTGGTGGCTCTCGCCCTCGCCGCCGTGCTCTACCTGCCCGTGCATGATTACAGCGCCTATTCCAGTAGAGGTGGAGCGGAAGGTGGTGGCCTCGAGTTCGGAAGGGCGACGGATTGGTCCTTCAGCCCGGTCGAAATGATGACTTTTCTCGTGCCGTCGTGGTTGGGCTTCGGTGGCTCCACGTATTGGGGAAGCATGCCCTTTACGGACTATCCCAACTACATGGGCATTCTTCCGCTCTTTCTGGCCCTGGTGGGCCTCCTGGGCGTCAGGAAGAGGGAGACGCTGTTCTTCGGCCTCGTGGCCCTCTTATCGCTCTTGATTTCTTTTGGGAAGCACTTCGAGTTCCTTTACCGATTGCTCTACGAAGGACTTCCATATTTCAACAAGTTCAGGGTCCCGGTAATGATACTTGTGCTTCTTCAATTCTCGGTTGCGGCGCTCGCGGCCTACGGGATTGAGAAGCTGAGACGTGAACGCGAGGACCCCAAGAGGGGGCCTCTCGAGAGAGTTTCACTGGCGATTGCCCTGGCGTTTGCCGCCGTCTGGCTCCTGTGGCTTCTCTTCGGAGGAAGCCTGGGTGCTTGGTACGAGAATCTTGTCACGGGTTCCCCCAGGGGGCTCTCGGTGCAGGCGGCCGAGCAATGCCTCGAAATGGTGAAGAGAGACATTCTGATTGTGGGTTTCATCGGGTTTGCGGGTTTCATGAGTATTCACCTCTTCCTGAAGCGCAAGCTCACCGCCGTCCTGCTTGTGGCGATCCTTGCCTGCTTGACGATTGTCGACATATGGAGGGTCGACAATCACATCTTCGGTCCCATGCTGGGCGAGCGCTCGAGCGTGTCAACTGAGAGCTTCCGTGATGATACGATAGAGTTTCTTCAGAGAGATTCTTCACTCTATCGGATACTCCCTACCGGTCAGAGCTTCACGGACAACAGCTATGCCGGTTTCGGCATAGCCAGTGTCGGTGGCTACCACGCCGCCAAGCCTGCGCTTTACGAGCAGTTCTACGATGGTATCTTTCCGAGCTCCGATAAGCCCGGGAGGCTCACGCCCGCCGTACTCGCAATGCTGAACGTGAAGTACCTCGTCACTCCGGACTACATCCCTCAAGGGCCTCTCGTGACTCTGGTGCACGATGGCTCGAAAAAGGTCTATCAATTCAACGCCGCCTTGCCGAGAGCTTATCTCGTGGACAGCGTGGTCGTCCTGGCGGATACGAATGCCGTTCTCGACGCCATCGCTTCGAATTGGTTCGACCCGTCAAAGACTGCGCTTCTCCTGGAGCCCACCCCGAGCCAGGCAGTTACAAAGGAAGGTTCTTCTGTTAGAATTGTATCGTACGGTCTAAACCGGATTGATATCGAGGCGAACGTTGCCAAGCCGTGCTTCATGGTGTTGAGCGAACTCTTCTATCCGGACTGGAAAGCGAAGGTCGACGGCGTTCAGGCGAAGATCTATCGGACCGATTTTCTGCTGAGAGGTCTGCCGCTCTCTCCGGGCAATCATGCCATAACGTTCATCTATGATTCTCGTTCCTTGAAGAGAGGGATGCTCGTGTCTGCGGGGGCATCCATAGTGATAGTCGTGTCGTTCGTTCCTGCTGTTGTAGGACTCGTTCGCAGGGGGAAAAGAAGTGAAATCGCTCGTCATAGTCCCGACATACAATGAACGTGAGAACGTCAAGACTCTCATTCCCCAAGTCCTCGCGCTCCCCGGCGACATTGAAATGCTGATCGTGGACGACAACTCTCCGGACAGCACCGCCGACGTGGTCTCAGACATGGCGAAGAAGGACTCGAGGATCCATCTCCTGAGGCGCAAGGAGAAGTTGGGTCTTGGGTCCGCGTACGTCGAGGGTTTCAAATACGCGTTGTCCAGACCCGAGATCGAGTACGTCTTCGAGATGGACGCCGATTTCTCCCACGACCCCTCCAGCATCCCCAATTTCCTCACTGCTATAAAGGACCACGACCTGGTTCTCGGCTCCAGATATCTTCGTGGAGTCACGGTCGTGAACTGGCCTCTGTCGCGGTTGATTCTGAGCTATTCGGCCAACCTCTTTACCCGAGTGGTCACCGGGCTTCCGGTGCACGACGCCACCGGCGGTTTCAAGTGTTTCCGGAGACGTGTCCTGGAGAGCATAGAGCTGGACGGCGTGCGTTCCGATGGCTATTCATTCCAGATAGAAATGAGTTTCAAGTGCTGGAAAAAAGGATTCAGGATCAAGGAAATACCGATCACTTTCGTTGACAGACGCGTCGGAACCTCGAAGATGTCTCAGAAGATCATTTGGGAAGCAGTCTCGCTTGTATTGAGGCTGCGTCTGCAGAGCCTATTCTACAAGGACGCGTCCGGGAGCTCCAAGTGAGCGAGGTTTCCGTCATAGTCGTCAACTACAGAACCGAAGAATACCTGTCCGAGTGCCTGGAGTCCCTCAAGAAATCCAGCTCTCTCGCCGGTCTTGAGATAATCCTGATAGACAATTCCAGAGGCCGGGGGGCTGCCGAGATCCTGACGCGGCATTTTCCCGGCGCCAAGCTGATCGAGAACGAGAAGAACCTCGGTTACGCCAAGGCGGTCAACCAGGGCCTCGGCGTTTCGACCTCGGAATTCGTCTTCGTGTTGAACCCTGACACCGCCGCCAGAGAGGGTTCGCTGGATGAACTCGTGGAGTTCATGAGGACGCATCCCGACGCGGGCATCGTAGGCCCCAAACTCGTCAACGCGGACGGTACCATTCAGCTCTCGTGCCGCAGGTTCTACACCATGAAAACCATTCTTCTGCGGCGGACATTCCTGGGCAAAGTTTTCAAGAACAGTGCTTCGGTGAAGCGCCACCTAATGCTGGAGTGGGATCACAAGTCTACTCGTGAAGTGGATTGGGTTCTGGGCGCCGCAATGATGGTCAGGAAAGCGGCCATGTCTGAAGTGGGACCCATGGACGAGAGGTTTTTTCTTTATTTCGAGGACGTGGATTGGTGCTACAGGATGAGGACGTTCGGTTGGAGGGTGTACTACTGTCCGTCCAGCGAGCTTCTGCACCATTACAGGAGGGAAAGCACCGACGTCAGGTTCGGTAGGGCAAAGCGAGCGCACCTGGAGAGTTGGCTTAGATTCTCCGAGAAGTGGAGTCTCGTCATTTACCTCATGAAGAGAAACAGGGAATTGATTTCCAGGACAGTGCTTTTGGCCGCCGACGTCGCCGCCGTCTCTCTCGCATTCTACCTCTCGTATCTCGTGAGAGCGAATCTGGGTTTCCTGCTGAAGAAACCCACTCCTTCTTTCGAAGCATACGGGAGTTTCATGGCGCTGGCCGTGATCGTGGGGGTAGGCTCCGTAGCCTACGTAGGATTGTACGGCAAGCGCAAGACGGCGGATTGGATCGACGTTCTGTTTGACGTTTCCAGGGCGATGATACTCACGAGCGTCGCGCTGATGGCCAGCACGTTTCTTCTATACGTCAAGACTTACTCCAGGGCCGCCGTCTTGATGTTCCTCCCGATTTCTGTCCTTGTTCTGACCGGTGAGAGATTTCTTTTCTGGATCGTTCAGAGAAGACTCGCCCTGACGAAAGTCAACGTCCGGAGAATTCTTATAGTCGGCTCCGGACCGCTTGCACAAAGGGCGAAGAGTGCCGTCCTGCGAGGCTCACGGGACGGTCTCGAGCTGGCAGGTTTTCTTGACACCAGCACGTGGTACTCCGGAGAATCGGCCGACGTCCTGGAAGTATCGGAGACAATGCGGGAAGCCGCGCACCTGCAGAGGGCAAGCGAAATCGTCTTCGCCGATCTTCCATCGCGCGTCGAGGCGATGTGGCCGGCGCTGTCCAGACTTCGAGGCCGCGGTCTTGGGATCGCCCTGGCAACAGAGCTGGGTCTTGTCCTGACCGAAGGCGACAGAATAGAAGAGGTGGGAGGTCTCGGTCTCGTCTCCCTCAAGAGGAGAACCTTGCCCGGCGTCGCAAAGAGGGTAATGGAATTCAAGCTCGCCTTGCTCGGCTTGCTCGTACTCGGCGCACCGACCCTGCTCGCGGCCACTTACCTGGCCGGCAGGAGGAGAAAGCCGATCCTGGTCAAACAAGACATAACGGGGGAGCACGGCGAGACTGTGACAGTTCGGTTCCTCAACTGCGGGAGGGTATCTAAGTCACAAGAATCTAGTGAGTACGGACGCGAAGCGAAAGGGCTTTGTGCGGTCCCGCTATTACTGAGCGTTCTTGCCGGTCGACTCGCGCTTGTTGGAGTGAGACCTCGCTGCGAGTCTCCGGGGCAGGAAAAGCCGTCCGGAATCGGTGGGAAACCGGGTATTTTTGGAATGTGGAAACTCGCCGGAGGTCTTGAAGAGAGAGACAGCAAAGATAGTGAATACCTGGCTGGTTGGTCTCTGTCGTTGGACGTGAAGACCATGGCGAGATGTATACTTAGGAGGAAAACCGGATGCTTCATCTAACGAGAGTGCGGAGACGGACGCCCCTGCCGGCAGAGCCAGACCGCCGGCGCGGGACGGCTCTTCTTGCGTTGTGGTTCTGGCTGGTCTTTGCCGCCGGTTTGGCCGGGGTTTGTCAGGGGGCCGTCGGCGATTGGACGACGCACGTGAACTCAGACAGTCTTTGTTGGGTCCACTTTGACGGAACGTACGTGTGGTGCGCCTCCAACGGAGGCGCGGTGATATTTGAACCTGGCGTCGAGCAATTCACGAAGACATTGAGGAACGGGCCCGGCACGCTTGTCAACAATGACATTTCCTGCGTGGCCGTCAGCGACGGCCAGATGGCGTGGTTCGGCACAAGCGGTTTTGGTCTGAGTCTTCTCCACGAAGGAGGATGGACGCTCTTTACCGAAGGAATCACGCTGCTGCCTTCGAACGACATTCTCTCCTTGCGCTCCTCCGGGAGTTCACTTTGGGCAGGAACAAGGCAGGGTCTGGCTCTCTTTCAGGGGAGCTCGCTCGACGCCACGTTCGACGTTTCTTCTACCGGAGGAGGAATCCCAAACGACGTCATAAACGACATCCTTGCAACCGCGGACACTGTCTGGTGCGCAACAGATGGGGGCGTGGGCATGGGGGTGCTGTCCGCCGGAGCGTGGACCTGGCAAGCTCTGAACAGCGGCCTGGCGAGCTTGAACGTACTCTGCGTGGGTCGTCTCGCCGGGAGAGTGTGGGTTGGAATTCAGGATAATGTATACAGTTACAGCACCTATGAGTACGATGGGAGTGCGTGGGTCAAGATGGGAGCGTCGCTTTCGTGGGCCCCGGTGGCCCTTCAGGAGATGGGTGGAGACCTCTACGTTGCGGGCAGTGCTTCCGGGGTTTTTGTGTGGGAGACCTCCGCGTGGGTCGACAAGACTCCATCGTCTGTCACGGGCTCGTTCATTGACCTGACATCCGATGGCGCAGGCACACTGTGGTGCGCCACGTCCGAGGGCCTCGTGTCGTACGACGGGACAGATTGGCGTCAGTTCACGCCTCCCGGCCCGCAATACGACTACGTGCAAGACTTTTCGGCAAGTCCGGCGGGCAAAATGTGGGCCGCCATCCGGTCATTCCCGGCTGCTCTGAGACTGGATGGACTGGAGTGGACGCTCTTCGATAATTCGACGTCGGGCGGGGGCTTTCAAGACGCAACGCTTTTCTCCGTGCTTGCCTCTGCCTCCGGAACGGTGTGGTTTGGTCACTGCTGCCACGTCACCTGCAGGGCGGACAAACTCGACTACGCAGACGGCGCCGAGGTTTGGAGCAATCACTACTTCAACAACTCGAAGGACATCACGGAAGACGTTTCCGGCACGGTTTGGTTCTCCAGCGAGGGACACGGCATATATGCGTTCGATCCCTCGACGTCGTCAGAGAGGAACATCGACTACACTGAGGGGAAGCTTTCGTCCAGCAGCGTCGAGTTCGTAGCCCCCGTTGATGCTCGAAGACGTTGGATAGGTCACATGCTGAACGGTGTGGATTTCTGGGACGACCTTGGAACGGCGGACGAGTCGGACGACGTGTGGAAGCATTTCGAGACAGACGACGGGCTGCTGAGCCTGAGTGTGACGTCCGGCGCAATTGCCGGCAACAAAGTCTACGTCGGGACTGGGAAGGGTGTAACCGTTTTCCAGGACACTGTCTGGCTCAGAAACTACGGTGCATCCGATCTCGTCCACGACGGGGTGGCGGTTTCGTCGACGGTCAATGACGTCGCAGTCGACTCCCGCGGAAACGTCTGGGTGGCGACCACCGGTGGCGTTGCAGAGATCGCTCCTTCCGGAGACGTAGCGGCCACTTTCACCTACGCCTCTTCAGGTCTTGTCGGAGACGAAGTGCTGTGCGTTGCCGTGGATGAAACCAGAGGTGAAGTGTGGTTTGGTACCAGAAAGGGCATGTCCGTTCTTGAGGCGTGGAACCCCTCTGAGGGGAAGAGTCTCGCAGACGCCTACGTCTACCCGAATCCCTTCAGACCTCTAAGCGGTCACCAAGACATCCGTATTGACGGACTTCCGGTTCCCGTCATGGTTTCCGTCTACGATCTTACAGGCCGCATGCTCAGGTACCTCGGAACCGTCGGCAACGGGGAAAAGGTGTGGGACGGTACTGACGCAAACGGTCGAGCGGTTTCCACGGGCGTTTATCTGCTGAGACTTGAAGCGAGTAACGCCAGCTCCGTCAAAAAAGTCGCCGTCATCAGGTAGTGCCGCACGTGATTGAGCTAACGCCTTCCCTCAGAAGCGAAGTCCTGAAGGAGAAATGGGAGAATCTTCTCTCGAGCTCCTCGGGCGCCACTGTTTTTCACACCAGAGAGTGGGCGCTCGTTCTCAAGGAGACGTACAGGGACTTGGGCGTCAAGTACATTGTGATCGAAGATCAGGATGGTCGTTACGTGGCGGGCATGCCGTTTGCACACAGCAGGAGTCTTTTCTTTTCCACTTATCTTTCCATGCCCTTCGGCACCTACGGGGGTCCCGTGGTCATTGACGGCCTCGAAGAGGACGTCGCCCCGTTCATTGGGGTTGCTCTCCAGGGAATAACGAGGGGGGTCTTTCCTTTTTCTTTCTATTGTGTGACTTACAACACGCCCGTCCTTCTGGAGAGAGCCGTTCAGGGTGCCTTTCCTCAGGGCCGGCGGACGAGGGTTTCCACTCACCTGATCGAGCTTGGCGAGGGATTCGGAAGGCTTTGGGATTCTTCGTTCGATAAGGAAACGAGAACCTGTGCGCGCAAGGCACTCCGAAATGGCGTGAGAATCGAGAAGAGCCCCGGCGGACAAGGCGCCGCCGCGCTTCACTCTCTCTACAAGGAACAGGCCGCGGCGTGGGGGGTGAGGAAAGTTTATCCAGAGCGCCTCGTCTGCCAGATAGCAGAGCTGATGGGCGACAAGGCAAGCATCTGGATTGGTGCTCTCAAGGGGGCGCCGGTGTGCGCCGTGCTTGTGTTTCATTTCAAGGACGTGCTCATGGCGTGGTTGAGCGGGCAAAACGCCGAAGGAAGGAGGGTGTGCGCAAGCCACCTGTTGTATTCCGAAATCCTGAAGGACGCTTGTGAGAAAGGATACTCCGTCTTCAACTTCGGTGGAAGTGGAAAACTGCAAGGCATCCGGTACTTCAAGGAATCGTTTGGGGGAAGGGAATACTTCTACTCTCTTTTCATCAACGAGTCCGGGGTTTTCAAGTCCGCCAGGAAGCTGAGAAGAATCACGACGGGGCATGAATAGCGGTCTGCCGGCGGCAGATTCGCACGAAGGAGTTCAGTCTGGAAGCCGCGAGGGACAGCGCGAGAACCTTTGTGTCGAGGGTCTTTTCGGTTGCGGCCGGAGCAGTTCTCAGCGTTGTCATGGCAAGGTGGTTAGGACCCAAAGGCCAGGGTCTCTACAGCCTCTGCACTGCCGCCTCGCTTGTTGCCGCCCTCCTGGTGAACTGCGGGCTCGGACTCTCCAGCGTCTATTTTCTTGGGAAGAAGACCTTTTCACCCGGCGAGATTGCTTCCGCCTCGCTGGGTTTTGCCGTGACAATCGGCTCCGCCGGATTCATCGTCGCGTCGCTGGTCGTGGGTTTGTTCGAGGTGCCGGGTCTCACTCACGTGCCGGTTGGCGCGCTTATTCTGGCCTTCGCTTCAATCCCTTTCTACAATCTGTCCGACTACTATTTATACTTCCTCATAGGCTCTGACAGAATAAAGCACTTCAACGTGCTGTCTGCGGCGAGAAATGCTTTTCAGTTGGTTTTGGCTGTTTTGCTGATCCTGGTCGCCGGTCTCGGGTTGAACGGGGCAATACTGTCGTGGATCTGCGGTTTCGCGGGGGCGGCATTAGTCTCGTATGTGATGGTGAACAAGCTCGCCCCGGTCAGACTCGTTCTCAAGAAAAAAATTCTCGGTCCTTCGGTGTCGTTTGGAATAAAAGGATATCTTTCCCGCATAGCGTCCTTTCTGTATTACCGTATCGACATGTTTATTCTCAGCTATTTCATGGGAGCCGCCGCCGTGGGGCAATACGCCATAGCAGTCCTGATCGCCGAGTTGTTGTGGAACATTCCGAGTTCGCTCGCCCCGGTCGTCATGTACAAGAGCGCGTCTGAAGACTCACGGGCCAGGGATCTTCTCACCGCGTCTGCGTGTCGTCACACGTTGCTGATATGCGCCGTCGGGGCCGGTTGCGTGGCCCTCCTTGGCCGGCCGCTCGTGAGACTTGCTTTCGGCAACGAGTACCTGCCGTCTGTGACGCCGCTGCTCGTGTTGCTGCCGGGCACCGCTTTTCTCAGTCTGGGAGGGGTTATTGCAAACGATTTCGTCGGCAGGGGAAAGCAACTCATGAACTCATTTGCTGCCTTGCTGACTCTCTCCATAAACGTGCCATTGAACTTCCTCTTCATACCGGTCTGGGGCATAGCGGGTGCTTCCGCCGCCTCGACCTTCTCCTACTGTGCGGG
Encoded proteins:
- a CDS encoding glycosyltransferase family 2 protein encodes the protein MSRVSAVVVNWNAREDTRECIESLTNSDYPELDVILVDNASSDGSVEYLRSLFPRVTIVENLTNERFALGSNKGMRLALDRGAQCVFLFNNDAVVEKTTIGKLAEALEGTSGAGLVGPKILYSSRKDVIWSAGGEVNFWTGITRHRGIREKDAGQYDRSTEVGYLTGCALMARRELIAKIGFLDPSYHMYGEDADWCLRARKAGFGIVYVPDARVWHKVSLSTGGEFSAGKLYEKTRSNLLLLSRHARPYHWITIPFSSLFYLFRLFVQGIWRRNLDVPRTIVGALGDGVRKRDRHAK
- a CDS encoding methyltransferase domain-containing protein, whose product is MQNDVAHRDEAPLFIEEILGSLEAGKVVLDAGCGAGSFQHSKFPKLLVVSIDIKRPNASGSDTTVLKPLPPNFVVGDIERLPVRASSVDFVVLNYALEHVSDADAAAAEASRALREGGLLYAAVPNSRSFDDRFYRFAGYFAKYFLLKVHKRLEHQQRFDFVSLNRLFYEKGLRLLSFCECPSGYTWMNDPRVRRFHASFLKTLSLVEKALKIDLFKGSNYLALYQRAGISGIRNVTHVCAYCGMQLLRESDRRPDPRACPYCGRQNAHW
- a CDS encoding glycosyltransferase, giving the protein MVRTKTGEAGTRAKAKAKAKRTDLLVFSEVKWNYMRTRKRFILSRFPKDWRILFFEPISSSVSNNFLPKRDGNVIYVSTPILKPQTESKIYNRLIERKIFRDLLGLFVLTWVRVVMWFLGVRADADVLISSIYFVPVVRRLRSSFVCYDCNDDPTVFPGVRDWSREYFRRLCRRADVIVACSQSLADRVGSFCGKTAIVIGNGVDYDLFASKVSREALPDDIARMKGPIVGYTGAIKEWFDFSLVAQAARANPQASFALIGPVAPGVREEALALAQELENVRFLGEKAYEALPLYLAGMSVCLIPFKMSALTSVLNPNKLYEYFAAGKTVVSLKYSEDLAKYEGLMYLVDEPSRFGATVTRALRETVEPGKVMEIAARNSWRVKAREMVELLERKGKSAEV
- a CDS encoding polyprenol monophosphomannose synthase; this translates as MKSLVIVPTYNERENVKTLIPQVLALPGDIEMLIVDDNSPDSTADVVSDMAKKDSRIHLLRRKEKLGLGSAYVEGFKYALSRPEIEYVFEMDADFSHDPSSIPNFLTAIKDHDLVLGSRYLRGVTVVNWPLSRLILSYSANLFTRVVTGLPVHDATGGFKCFRRRVLESIELDGVRSDGYSFQIEMSFKCWKKGFRIKEIPITFVDRRVGTSKMSQKIIWEAVSLVLRLRLQSLFYKDASGSSK
- a CDS encoding glycosyltransferase; translation: MSEVSVIVVNYRTEEYLSECLESLKKSSSLAGLEIILIDNSRGRGAAEILTRHFPGAKLIENEKNLGYAKAVNQGLGVSTSEFVFVLNPDTAAREGSLDELVEFMRTHPDAGIVGPKLVNADGTIQLSCRRFYTMKTILLRRTFLGKVFKNSASVKRHLMLEWDHKSTREVDWVLGAAMMVRKAAMSEVGPMDERFFLYFEDVDWCYRMRTFGWRVYYCPSSELLHHYRRESTDVRFGRAKRAHLESWLRFSEKWSLVIYLMKRNRELISRTVLLAADVAAVSLAFYLSYLVRANLGFLLKKPTPSFEAYGSFMALAVIVGVGSVAYVGLYGKRKTADWIDVLFDVSRAMILTSVALMASTFLLYVKTYSRAAVLMFLPISVLVLTGERFLFWIVQRRLALTKVNVRRILIVGSGPLAQRAKSAVLRGSRDGLELAGFLDTSTWYSGESADVLEVSETMREAAHLQRASEIVFADLPSRVEAMWPALSRLRGRGLGIALATELGLVLTEGDRIEEVGGLGLVSLKRRTLPGVAKRVMEFKLALLGLLVLGAPTLLAATYLAGRRRKPILVKQDITGEHGETVTVRFLNCGRVSKSQESSEYGREAKGLCAVPLLLSVLAGRLALVGVRPRCESPGQEKPSGIGGKPGIFGMWKLAGGLEERDSKDSEYLAGWSLSLDVKTMARCILRRKTGCFI